A region from the Cystobacter ferrugineus genome encodes:
- a CDS encoding HAMP domain-containing protein, translated as MATSSDKAQSDNTIDAKLLLKTLQSIRKGDFQARMPEDRTGTTGKIYDTLNEVISLNEALTHEVARISQVVGREGRIAQRASLPNAVGGWQSCLEAINTLITDLAQPTTEVARVIGAVAKGDLTQTMALDFEDRPLRGEFLRTAQVINSTVTQLSSFASEVTRVAREVGTEGKLGGQAVLRGVSGTWKELTDSVNLMASNLTAQVRNIAEVTTAVANGNLSKKITVDVRGEMAELKQTINTMVDNLNTFSGEVTRVAREVGTEGKLGGQAQVKGVSGTWKDLTDNVNSMASGLTAQVRDIAKVATAVANGDLGQKVTVDVKGEILELKNTINKMVDNLNTFSIEVTRVAREVGTEGKLGGQAQVKDVAGTWKDLTDNVNQMAGNLTAQVRDIADVTTAVARGDLSKKVTVDVKGEILALKNTINTMVDQLSSFASEVTRVAKEVGTEGKLGGQARVEGVAGTWKDLTDNVNSMASGLTAQVRDIAKVATAVANGDLGQKVTVDVRGEILELKNTINKMVDNLNTFSFEVTRVAREVGTEGKLGGQAQVKDVAGTWKDLTDNVNQMAGNLTAQVRNIAEVTTAVARGDLSKKITVDVKGEILALKNTINTMVDQLSSFASEVTRVAKEVGTEGKLGGQAQVEGVAGTWKDLTDNVNSMASGLTAQVRDIAKVTTAVANGDMSKKITVDVKGEILELKNTINTMVDNLNTFASEVTRVAREVGTEGKLGGQAQVKGVSGTWKDLTDNVNSMASGLTAQVRNIAEVTTAVANGDLSKKITVDVKGEILELKNTINTMVDNLNTFASEVTRVAKEVGTEGKLGGQAQVKGVSGTWKDLTDNVNSMASNLTAQVRNIAEVTTAVANGDMSKKITVDVKGEILELKNTINTMVDQLSSFASEVTRVAREVGTEGKLGGQAQVKGVSGTWKDLTDNVNSMASNLTAQVRDIAKVTTAVAMGDLSKKITVDVQGEILELKNTINTMVDQLSSFASEVTRVAREVGTEGKLGGQAQVQGVAGIWKDLTDNVNSMASNLTAQVRGIATVVTAVAAGDLKRKLALAAKGEIAALADTINGMIDTLATFADQVTTVAREVGIEGKLGGQAKVPGAAGTWRDLTDNVNSMAGSLTTQVRSLAEVATAVAKGDLTRSISVEAQGEMAALKDNINQMIANLRDTTQKNTEQDWLKTNLARFTRLLQGQRELETVSKLILKELAPLVQAQHGVFFLMDGSDKNQTLRLLSTYAYRERKSLANSFRLGEGLVGQCAVEKERILLTDVPDDYIRINSGLGESKPLNIVVLPVIFEGHVKAVIELASFYRFSETHLSFLDQLTESIGIVLNTIAAGMRTEELLKQSQSLADELRSGQQELTETNRRLEQQAKSLQASEERLKQQQEELQQTNEELEERSRLLQVQNMEVERKNREIEQAKMSLEDRAQQLALSSKYKNEFLANMSHELRTPLNSLLILSKLLSENAEGNLSGRQVEFAQTIHGAGSDLLSLINDILDLSKIESGTMSVDVDEVSLNSLKDFVERTFRQMAVDKKLGFKLDFAQALPAHIYTDGRRLQQVIKNLLANAFKFTEEGQVILDVRPARGGWSLEHPILNQGGSVLAFSVIDTGIGIAENKQKIIFEAFQQADGTTSRKYGGTGLGLSISREIAKLLGGEIKVVSAPGKGSTFTLYIPQTYVAPSLSATRPVQPGGNGNGNGNGHGNGTGTTPSHGGASISARMSPEARMQALRAEVESAVQEEELSREEEVEDDRRNIQPGDRTLLIVEDDIVFARILLGLVREKGFKGLVALRGDTGLAMARQYKPDAITLDIGLPVIDGWNLLDRLKHDSRTRHIPVHIISASEEERSRGLKLGALAVLQKPVTREALGEALGRVKGFIERPVKNLLVVEDDQRQRESIVNLIGNGDVKTTAVGSGNEALQCMQEKYFDCVVLDLGLPDMTGLQLIDAMKSQGHTPPIIVYTGKELTEEEETVLKRVTDAIIIKSVKSPEQLLDETALFLHRVEANLPESKRAMIKQLHQSDPVLAGKKVLVVDDDVRNIFALTSVLERHKMQVLYAENGRKGIEIIRNTPDLHVVLMDVMMPEMDGYETMRAIRQVNTLKNLPIIALTAKAMKGDREKCIDAGASDYITKPVETDQLISLLRVWLFRTAERAQKG; from the coding sequence ATGGCCACGTCGTCCGACAAGGCGCAGTCCGACAACACGATCGACGCCAAGCTCCTTCTCAAGACGCTCCAGTCCATCCGCAAGGGGGACTTCCAGGCCCGTATGCCCGAGGACCGCACCGGGACCACGGGGAAGATCTACGACACGCTCAACGAGGTCATCAGCCTCAACGAGGCGCTGACGCACGAGGTCGCGCGCATCAGCCAGGTGGTGGGCCGCGAGGGCCGCATCGCCCAGCGCGCCTCGCTGCCCAACGCCGTGGGGGGCTGGCAGTCGTGCCTGGAGGCCATCAACACCCTCATCACCGACCTGGCCCAGCCCACCACCGAGGTGGCGCGCGTCATCGGCGCCGTGGCCAAGGGTGACCTGACCCAGACCATGGCGCTCGACTTCGAGGATCGTCCCCTCCGGGGCGAGTTCCTGCGCACCGCCCAGGTCATCAACAGCACAGTGACCCAGCTCTCCTCGTTCGCCTCGGAAGTGACGCGCGTGGCGCGCGAGGTGGGCACGGAAGGAAAGCTGGGCGGCCAGGCCGTGCTGCGCGGCGTGAGCGGCACCTGGAAGGAGCTCACCGACAGCGTGAACCTGATGGCGAGCAACCTCACCGCCCAGGTGCGCAACATCGCCGAGGTGACCACCGCCGTCGCCAACGGCAACCTGTCCAAGAAGATCACCGTGGACGTGCGCGGTGAGATGGCCGAGCTCAAGCAGACCATCAACACGATGGTGGACAACCTCAACACCTTCTCGGGCGAAGTGACGCGCGTGGCCCGCGAAGTGGGTACGGAGGGCAAGCTCGGCGGTCAGGCCCAGGTGAAGGGCGTGAGCGGCACCTGGAAGGACCTCACCGACAACGTGAACTCCATGGCCAGCGGCCTCACCGCCCAGGTGCGTGACATCGCCAAGGTCGCCACCGCGGTGGCCAACGGCGACCTCGGCCAGAAGGTCACCGTGGACGTGAAGGGGGAGATCCTCGAGCTGAAGAACACCATCAACAAGATGGTGGACAACCTCAACACCTTCTCCATCGAGGTGACGCGCGTGGCGCGTGAGGTGGGCACCGAGGGCAAACTCGGTGGCCAGGCCCAGGTGAAGGACGTCGCGGGCACGTGGAAGGACCTCACCGACAACGTGAACCAGATGGCCGGCAACCTCACCGCCCAGGTGCGTGACATCGCGGATGTCACCACGGCGGTGGCCCGGGGCGACCTGAGCAAGAAGGTCACCGTGGACGTGAAGGGCGAGATCCTCGCCCTGAAGAACACCATCAACACGATGGTGGATCAGCTCTCCTCGTTCGCCTCCGAAGTGACCCGCGTCGCCAAGGAAGTGGGCACCGAGGGCAAGCTGGGCGGCCAGGCGCGCGTGGAAGGTGTCGCCGGCACCTGGAAGGATCTCACGGACAACGTGAACTCCATGGCCAGCGGCCTCACCGCCCAGGTGCGTGACATCGCCAAGGTGGCCACCGCGGTGGCCAACGGCGATCTCGGCCAGAAGGTCACCGTGGATGTGCGTGGTGAGATCCTCGAGCTGAAGAACACCATCAACAAGATGGTGGACAACCTCAACACCTTCTCCTTCGAGGTGACGCGCGTCGCCCGCGAGGTGGGTACGGAGGGCAAGCTCGGCGGTCAGGCGCAGGTGAAGGATGTGGCGGGCACCTGGAAGGACCTCACGGACAACGTGAACCAGATGGCCGGCAACCTCACCGCCCAGGTGCGCAACATCGCCGAGGTGACCACGGCGGTGGCTCGCGGTGACCTGAGCAAGAAGATCACCGTGGACGTGAAGGGCGAGATCCTCGCCCTGAAGAACACCATCAACACGATGGTGGACCAGCTCTCCTCGTTCGCTTCCGAAGTGACGCGCGTCGCCAAGGAGGTGGGCACGGAAGGAAAGCTGGGTGGGCAGGCGCAGGTCGAGGGCGTCGCCGGTACGTGGAAGGACCTCACCGACAACGTGAACTCCATGGCCAGCGGCCTCACCGCCCAGGTGCGCGACATCGCCAAGGTGACCACCGCCGTCGCCAACGGCGACATGTCCAAGAAGATCACCGTGGACGTGAAGGGGGAGATCCTCGAGCTGAAGAACACCATCAACACGATGGTGGACAACCTCAACACCTTCGCCTCGGAAGTGACCCGCGTCGCGCGCGAGGTGGGCACGGAGGGCAAGCTCGGTGGTCAGGCCCAGGTGAAGGGCGTGAGCGGCACGTGGAAGGATCTCACGGACAACGTGAACTCCATGGCCAGCGGCCTCACCGCCCAGGTGCGCAACATCGCCGAGGTGACCACGGCGGTGGCCAACGGTGACCTGAGCAAGAAGATCACCGTGGACGTGAAGGGGGAGATCCTCGAGCTGAAGAACACCATCAACACGATGGTGGACAACCTCAACACCTTCGCCTCGGAAGTGACCCGCGTCGCGAAGGAAGTGGGTACGGAAGGCAAGCTGGGCGGCCAGGCCCAGGTGAAGGGTGTGAGCGGCACGTGGAAGGACCTCACGGACAACGTGAACTCCATGGCCAGCAACCTCACCGCCCAGGTGCGCAACATCGCCGAGGTGACCACCGCCGTCGCCAACGGCGACATGTCCAAGAAGATCACCGTGGACGTGAAGGGCGAGATCCTCGAGCTGAAGAACACCATCAACACGATGGTGGATCAGCTCTCCTCGTTCGCCTCCGAAGTGACGCGCGTGGCCCGCGAAGTGGGCACGGAAGGAAAGCTCGGCGGCCAGGCCCAGGTGAAGGGTGTGAGCGGCACGTGGAAGGACCTCACGGACAACGTGAACTCCATGGCCAGCAACCTCACCGCCCAGGTGCGTGACATCGCCAAGGTGACCACCGCCGTCGCCATGGGTGACTTGAGCAAGAAGATCACCGTGGACGTGCAGGGGGAAATCCTCGAGCTCAAGAACACCATCAACACGATGGTGGATCAGCTCTCCTCGTTCGCCTCCGAGGTGACGCGCGTGGCCCGCGAGGTGGGTACGGAAGGAAAGCTCGGCGGTCAGGCGCAGGTGCAGGGCGTCGCCGGCATCTGGAAGGATCTCACGGACAACGTGAACTCCATGGCGAGCAACCTCACCGCCCAGGTGCGAGGCATCGCCACGGTGGTGACGGCGGTCGCCGCGGGTGACCTGAAGCGCAAGCTGGCCCTCGCCGCCAAGGGTGAGATCGCCGCCCTGGCCGACACCATCAACGGGATGATCGACACGCTGGCCACGTTCGCCGACCAGGTGACCACGGTGGCCCGCGAGGTGGGTATCGAAGGAAAGCTGGGCGGTCAGGCCAAGGTGCCCGGCGCGGCCGGCACGTGGCGCGACCTCACGGACAACGTGAACTCCATGGCCGGCTCGCTCACCACCCAGGTGCGCTCGCTCGCCGAGGTGGCCACCGCGGTGGCCAAGGGAGACCTCACGCGCAGCATCTCCGTCGAGGCCCAGGGTGAGATGGCCGCCCTCAAGGACAACATCAACCAGATGATCGCCAATCTGCGTGACACCACGCAGAAGAACACCGAGCAGGACTGGCTCAAGACGAACCTCGCGCGCTTCACCCGCCTGCTCCAGGGCCAGCGCGAGTTGGAGACCGTCTCCAAGCTCATCCTCAAGGAGCTGGCGCCCCTGGTCCAGGCCCAGCACGGCGTCTTCTTCCTCATGGACGGCTCGGACAAGAACCAGACGCTGCGCCTGCTGTCCACCTACGCCTACCGGGAGCGCAAGAGCCTCGCCAACAGCTTCCGCCTGGGCGAGGGCCTCGTGGGCCAGTGCGCCGTGGAGAAGGAGCGCATCCTCCTCACGGACGTGCCGGACGACTACATCCGCATCAACAGCGGGCTGGGCGAGTCCAAGCCGCTCAACATCGTGGTGCTGCCGGTCATCTTCGAGGGCCACGTCAAGGCGGTCATCGAGCTGGCCTCCTTCTACCGCTTCAGCGAGACGCACCTGTCCTTCCTGGACCAGCTCACCGAGTCCATCGGCATCGTGCTCAACACCATCGCCGCGGGCATGCGCACCGAGGAGCTGCTCAAGCAGTCGCAGAGCCTCGCCGACGAGCTGCGCAGCGGTCAGCAGGAGCTCACCGAGACCAACCGCCGCCTGGAGCAGCAGGCCAAGAGCCTCCAGGCCTCCGAGGAGCGCCTCAAGCAGCAGCAGGAAGAGCTGCAGCAGACCAACGAGGAGCTCGAGGAGCGCAGCCGCCTCCTGCAGGTGCAGAACATGGAGGTCGAGCGCAAGAACCGCGAGATCGAACAGGCGAAGATGTCCCTGGAGGATCGCGCCCAGCAGCTCGCCCTGTCCTCCAAGTACAAGAACGAGTTCCTGGCCAACATGAGCCACGAGCTGCGCACGCCGCTCAACAGCCTGCTCATCCTCTCCAAGCTCCTGTCGGAGAACGCCGAGGGCAACCTCTCCGGCCGCCAGGTGGAGTTCGCCCAGACGATCCACGGCGCGGGCAGCGATCTGCTCTCGCTCATCAACGACATCCTGGACCTGTCGAAGATCGAGTCCGGGACGATGAGCGTGGACGTGGACGAGGTGTCACTCAACAGCCTGAAGGACTTCGTCGAGCGCACCTTCCGGCAGATGGCCGTGGACAAGAAGCTGGGCTTCAAGCTGGATTTCGCCCAGGCCCTGCCCGCCCACATCTACACGGACGGGCGCCGGCTGCAGCAGGTCATCAAGAACCTGCTGGCCAACGCCTTCAAGTTCACCGAGGAGGGCCAGGTCATCCTCGACGTGCGCCCGGCCCGCGGTGGCTGGAGCCTGGAGCACCCCATCCTCAACCAGGGCGGCTCGGTGCTCGCCTTCTCCGTCATCGACACGGGCATCGGCATCGCGGAGAACAAGCAGAAGATCATCTTCGAGGCCTTCCAGCAGGCCGATGGCACCACCAGCCGCAAGTACGGCGGCACCGGCCTGGGTCTGTCCATCAGCCGGGAGATCGCCAAGCTGCTGGGCGGTGAAATCAAGGTGGTCAGCGCCCCGGGCAAGGGCAGCACCTTCACGCTCTACATCCCACAGACCTACGTCGCCCCCTCGCTCAGCGCGACACGGCCCGTGCAGCCGGGAGGCAACGGAAACGGCAATGGCAACGGCCATGGCAACGGCACGGGCACGACCCCGAGCCACGGCGGAGCGAGCATCAGCGCCCGGATGAGTCCGGAGGCGCGCATGCAGGCGCTGCGCGCGGAGGTGGAGAGCGCGGTCCAGGAGGAAGAGCTGTCACGCGAGGAGGAGGTGGAGGACGACCGGCGCAACATCCAGCCGGGAGACCGCACGCTGCTCATCGTCGAGGATGACATCGTCTTCGCCCGCATCCTGCTCGGCCTGGTGCGCGAGAAGGGCTTCAAGGGACTGGTGGCGCTGCGCGGCGACACGGGCCTGGCCATGGCGCGGCAGTACAAGCCGGACGCCATCACCCTGGACATCGGGCTGCCGGTCATCGACGGATGGAACCTGCTCGACCGGCTCAAGCACGACAGCCGCACCCGCCACATCCCCGTGCACATCATCTCCGCGAGCGAGGAGGAGCGCAGCCGCGGCCTGAAGCTGGGCGCGCTGGCGGTGCTCCAGAAGCCCGTCACCCGCGAGGCCCTGGGCGAGGCCCTGGGCCGGGTGAAGGGTTTCATCGAGCGGCCGGTGAAGAACCTGCTGGTGGTGGAGGACGACCAGCGTCAGCGCGAGAGCATCGTCAACCTCATTGGCAACGGGGACGTGAAGACGACCGCCGTGGGCAGCGGCAACGAGGCGCTCCAGTGCATGCAGGAGAAGTACTTCGACTGCGTGGTGCTGGACCTGGGCCTGCCGGACATGACGGGCCTGCAACTCATCGACGCCATGAAGAGCCAGGGCCACACCCCGCCCATCATCGTCTACACGGGCAAGGAGCTCACCGAGGAGGAGGAGACGGTCCTCAAGCGCGTCACCGACGCCATCATCATCAAGAGCGTCAAGTCGCCCGAGCAGCTCCTGGACGAGACGGCGCTCTTCCTGCACCGCGTGGAGGCCAACCTCCCCGAGAGCAAGCGGGCGATGATCAAGCAGCTCCACCAGAGCGATCCGGTGCTCGCGGGCAAGAAGGTGCTCGTGGTGGATGACGACGTGCGCAACATCTTCGCCCTCACCAGCGTGCTGGAGCGGCACAAGATGCAGGTGCTCTACGCGGAGAACGGCCGCAAGGGCATCGAGATCATCCGCAACACGCCGGACCTGCACGTGGTGCTCATGGACGTGATGATGCCGGAGATGGACGGCTACGAGACCATGCGCGCCATCCGCCAGGTCAACACCCTGAAGAACCTGCCCATCATCGCGCTCACGGCCAAGGCCATGAAGGGAGACCGGGAGAAGTGCATCGACGCCGGCGCCAGTGACTACATCACCAAGCCAGTGGAGACCGATCAGCTCATCAGCCTGCTGCGTGTGTGGCTGTTCCGCACCGCGGAGCGTGCCCAGAAGGGGTAA
- a CDS encoding fumarylacetoacetate hydrolase family protein → MKLASLNEGRDGRLVVVSRDLSRQADASSAAPTLQAALDDWERRAPLLRSIAERLESGALTGEPFDPERCAAPLPRAYQWADGSAYVNHVELVRKARKAEMPESFWTDPLMYQGGSDGFLGPRQPIPLADESWGCDMEGEVVVVTRDVPLGATREQALGAIVLVGLVNDVSLRNLIPGELAKGFGFFQSKPASAFSPVFVTPDELGSAWRDGKLHRRLEVFLDGQPFGRADAGVDMTFDFGTLIAHAARTRSLCAGTIIGSGTVSNRGPDGGPGTTVAEGGAGYSCIAELRTVETLRSGAPKTPFLKRGNRVRIDMRDEAGTIFGAIDQVVGN, encoded by the coding sequence ATGAAGCTCGCATCCCTGAACGAAGGGCGGGATGGCCGCCTCGTCGTCGTGTCGAGAGATCTCTCGCGACAGGCGGACGCGTCGTCCGCCGCCCCGACCCTCCAGGCCGCGCTCGACGATTGGGAGCGCCGTGCGCCACTGCTGCGCTCGATCGCGGAGCGACTGGAGAGTGGAGCACTCACGGGCGAGCCCTTCGACCCCGAGCGGTGCGCGGCGCCGCTGCCTCGCGCCTATCAGTGGGCGGACGGCTCGGCGTACGTGAATCACGTCGAGCTGGTGCGCAAGGCACGCAAGGCGGAGATGCCGGAGTCGTTCTGGACCGACCCGCTGATGTACCAGGGCGGCTCCGATGGCTTCCTCGGCCCACGCCAGCCCATCCCTCTCGCCGATGAGTCGTGGGGCTGCGACATGGAGGGCGAGGTCGTGGTGGTGACGCGCGACGTGCCCCTCGGGGCCACGCGCGAGCAGGCGCTCGGGGCAATCGTGCTGGTGGGGCTCGTCAACGACGTGTCGCTGCGCAACCTGATTCCGGGCGAGCTGGCCAAGGGCTTCGGGTTCTTCCAGTCCAAGCCCGCGTCGGCGTTCTCGCCGGTGTTCGTCACGCCCGACGAGCTGGGCAGCGCGTGGCGTGATGGCAAGCTGCACCGCCGCCTCGAGGTCTTCCTCGACGGCCAGCCGTTCGGGCGCGCGGACGCCGGTGTCGACATGACGTTCGACTTCGGAACGCTCATTGCCCACGCGGCCAGGACACGCTCGCTGTGCGCGGGGACGATCATCGGCTCGGGCACGGTGTCCAACCGTGGACCCGACGGCGGGCCTGGAACGACCGTGGCCGAAGGCGGCGCGGGCTACTCGTGCATCGCGGAGCTGCGCACGGTCGAGACCCTCCGGAGCGGCGCTCCCAAGACACCGTTCCTCAAGCGTGGCAACCGGGTGCGTATCGACATGCGGGATGAGGCCGGCACGATCTTCGGCGCCATCGATCAGGTGGTCGGGAACTGA
- a CDS encoding CheR family methyltransferase, with protein sequence MTEARPRAEGQAEEALEDIELDLLLEGILRRYGLDFRGYARMSLRRRVWNMVHALKLENLSALQAKVLHDSAAMDMLLQHLSVNTTTMFRDPTFFRAFREQVVPHLFSAPFVRIWHAGCSTGEEVYSLAILLHEVGLYERSRIYATDMNVAVVERAKSGIFPLEHMREYTSNYMRAGGTAAFSDYYTANYDHAIFKASLRKNVVFAQHNLVSDGTFNEFNVVLCRNVLIYFGAPLQARVHRLLHQSLRRFGVLVLGRGETLRHTVLENDYDEVNAEERIYRRRA encoded by the coding sequence ATGACGGAAGCCAGGCCACGGGCGGAAGGACAAGCCGAGGAAGCTCTCGAGGACATCGAGTTGGATCTCCTCCTCGAGGGCATCCTGCGGCGCTATGGGCTGGACTTCCGGGGCTATGCCCGCATGTCCTTGCGGCGGCGGGTGTGGAACATGGTTCATGCCCTGAAGCTGGAGAACCTCTCCGCGCTTCAGGCCAAGGTGCTGCACGACTCGGCGGCGATGGACATGCTGCTGCAGCACCTGTCGGTGAACACCACCACCATGTTCCGCGACCCCACCTTCTTCCGGGCGTTCCGCGAGCAGGTGGTGCCCCACCTCTTCTCCGCCCCCTTCGTGCGCATCTGGCACGCGGGGTGTTCCACGGGAGAAGAGGTGTACTCGCTCGCCATCCTGCTGCACGAGGTGGGGCTGTACGAGCGCAGCCGCATCTACGCCACGGACATGAACGTGGCCGTGGTGGAGCGGGCCAAGTCGGGCATCTTCCCGCTGGAGCACATGCGCGAGTACACGTCCAACTACATGCGCGCCGGCGGCACGGCCGCCTTCAGCGACTACTACACGGCCAACTACGATCACGCGATCTTCAAGGCCTCGCTGCGCAAGAACGTCGTCTTCGCCCAGCACAACCTGGTGAGCGACGGCACCTTCAACGAGTTCAACGTGGTGCTCTGCCGCAACGTGCTCATCTACTTCGGCGCTCCCCTGCAGGCACGCGTCCACCGGCTGCTGCACCAATCCTTGCGCCGCTTCGGGGTGCTGGTGCTGGGGCGCGGCGAGACGCTGCGCCACACCGTGCTGGAGAACGACTACGACGAGGTGAACGCCGAGGAGCGCATCTACCGGCGCCGGGCGTGA
- the hmgA gene encoding homogentisate 1,2-dioxygenase produces MDTIHYLSGFGNEHASEAIPGALPVGQNTPQRVAFGLYAEQISGTAFTAPRGENRRTWFYRLRPSATHPPYRRTEARHLRSGPFDEVPPTPNRLRWNPHPLPTEPTTFIEGLFTMGGNGSPAIGAGAAVHVYAANTSMVDTAFFNADGELLIVPQSGTLRIVTEMGVLRVPPGHVALIPRGVRMRVELPDGPVRGYICENYGASFRLPELGPIGANGLANPRDFLAPTASYEDVERPTRLVQKFQGHLWETTLDHSPFDVVAWHGTHVPYAYDLARFNTINTVSFDHPDPSIFTVLTSPSETPGTANCDFVIFPPRWMVAEHTFRPPWFHRNVMSEMMGLVHGVYDAKADQFVPGGVSLHNCMSAHGPDRKTYETAVAADLAPRKIDNTLAFMFETRWVIAPTSAAMESATLQSDYDACWGELRKAQVPTKEGSTP; encoded by the coding sequence ATGGACACCATCCACTACCTCTCGGGCTTCGGGAACGAGCATGCATCGGAGGCCATCCCCGGTGCGCTTCCAGTCGGCCAGAACACGCCGCAGCGCGTCGCGTTCGGCCTCTACGCCGAGCAGATTTCGGGCACGGCCTTCACCGCGCCACGAGGTGAGAACCGGCGGACGTGGTTCTACCGGCTGAGGCCGAGCGCGACCCACCCGCCGTACCGGCGGACGGAAGCACGCCACCTGCGCAGCGGTCCGTTCGACGAGGTTCCGCCGACGCCCAACCGGCTGCGCTGGAATCCACATCCGCTGCCCACGGAGCCGACGACGTTCATCGAGGGGCTGTTCACCATGGGCGGCAACGGTTCGCCCGCCATCGGCGCGGGCGCGGCGGTGCACGTCTACGCCGCGAACACGTCGATGGTCGACACCGCGTTCTTCAACGCCGACGGCGAGTTGCTCATCGTGCCGCAATCCGGGACGCTCCGGATCGTGACCGAGATGGGTGTGCTACGGGTTCCTCCCGGGCACGTGGCGCTCATCCCACGCGGGGTGCGCATGCGCGTGGAGCTGCCGGACGGACCGGTGCGCGGCTACATCTGCGAGAACTACGGCGCGTCGTTCCGGCTCCCCGAGCTGGGCCCCATCGGCGCCAATGGCCTCGCCAATCCGCGGGACTTCCTGGCCCCCACGGCGAGCTACGAGGACGTCGAGCGGCCGACGCGCCTCGTGCAGAAATTCCAGGGCCACCTCTGGGAGACGACCCTCGATCACTCGCCCTTCGATGTCGTCGCGTGGCATGGCACGCACGTGCCATATGCGTATGACCTCGCGCGGTTCAACACCATCAACACGGTGAGCTTCGATCACCCGGATCCGTCGATCTTCACGGTGCTCACGTCGCCAAGCGAGACGCCGGGGACGGCGAACTGCGACTTCGTGATCTTCCCACCCCGGTGGATGGTCGCCGAGCACACGTTCCGGCCGCCGTGGTTCCATCGCAACGTGATGAGCGAGATGATGGGGCTGGTCCACGGTGTCTACGACGCCAAGGCGGACCAGTTCGTGCCGGGCGGGGTGTCGCTCCACAACTGCATGAGCGCCCACGGACCCGACCGGAAGACCTACGAGACGGCGGTGGCCGCGGACCTCGCGCCACGGAAGATCGACAACACGCTCGCCTTCATGTTCGAGACGCGCTGGGTCATCGCACCGACGAGCGCGGCGATGGAGAGCGCGACGCTGCAGTCGGATTACGACGCCTGCTGGGGTGAGCTCCGCAAGGCCCAGGTACCCACGAAGGAAGGCTCCACGCCATGA
- a CDS encoding MarR family winged helix-turn-helix transcriptional regulator has protein sequence MSLTLDEFLPYRLSVAANVVSQRVARVYVEQYGLSTQEWRLIAVLGEDGDRTQLELVKRTRMEKVPVSRAARALEDKGLVRRTTNESDARSRRLSLTAAGRRIYERVAPAALEAEAEVLADLEPGERAVLRSLLERVERTANRSLKRAP, from the coding sequence GTGAGCCTGACCCTTGACGAGTTCCTCCCGTACCGCCTCTCGGTCGCCGCGAACGTCGTCAGCCAACGGGTCGCGCGCGTGTACGTGGAGCAATACGGCCTGAGCACACAGGAGTGGCGGCTCATCGCGGTGCTCGGGGAGGACGGCGATCGCACGCAACTCGAGCTCGTCAAGCGCACGCGGATGGAGAAGGTCCCGGTGAGCCGCGCCGCGCGCGCCCTCGAGGACAAGGGCCTGGTCCGGCGCACCACGAACGAGAGCGATGCACGCTCGCGCCGCTTGTCGCTGACCGCCGCGGGCCGCCGCATCTACGAGCGCGTGGCGCCCGCCGCGCTCGAGGCCGAGGCCGAGGTGCTCGCCGACCTCGAGCCCGGCGAACGTGCGGTACTGCGCTCACTGCTCGAGCGTGTCGAGCGCACCGCGAACCGCTCCCTGAAGCGGGCCCCGTGA